One window of Candidatus Nitrospira kreftii genomic DNA carries:
- a CDS encoding hypothetical protein (conserved protein of unknown function), translating into MMTTDAPSRKFLLYSDFNCPFCYALHERLYELNLLDSCEWHGVQHAPHLPRPMRPWQGSLGAELKHEVAVVQRLAPGLPISLPSGKPNTLPAIKQAAALLRQDVRRGMDFVKLTYRAFWCEGHDISDLQVVKHLAGEEGTEDVDDEYLVIAQKWETAWHATGQNGVPLVVSPDGDLLVGCVPVDQVKSFFSGQA; encoded by the coding sequence ATGATGACAACCGATGCGCCTTCTAGAAAGTTTCTTCTGTACAGCGACTTCAACTGTCCGTTCTGCTACGCGCTCCATGAGCGGCTGTATGAATTGAATTTACTGGATTCCTGTGAGTGGCACGGAGTCCAGCATGCGCCGCATCTGCCTAGGCCAATGAGGCCATGGCAGGGTTCCTTAGGAGCTGAATTGAAGCATGAGGTGGCAGTCGTACAGCGGTTAGCCCCAGGTCTTCCGATTAGTTTGCCGAGCGGGAAGCCCAATACGTTACCAGCGATCAAACAAGCAGCGGCACTGCTGCGACAAGATGTTCGGCGTGGGATGGACTTCGTAAAGCTCACCTACCGTGCCTTTTGGTGCGAGGGACACGATATCTCTGATCTCCAAGTTGTGAAACACTTAGCAGGAGAAGAGGGCACAGAAGATGTTGATGACGAGTATCTCGTGATCGCTCAAAAATGGGAAACGGCCTGGCATGCCACCGGTCAAAACGGTGTGCCTTTGGTCGTATCTCCGGATGGTGATCTCCTGGTCGGTTGTGTCCCAGTCGATCAGGTGAAGAGTTTCTTTTCAGGCCAAGCCTAA
- a CDS encoding hypothetical protein (conserved protein of unknown function), translating into MDWSLLIFPLIVLIPGSIGWFFLRRFIDNTRNEFRDYQPILRVTNLSTMNTGDVVTLTPEVENLGPGVAYDCLLQLAGWDGSFSVKALHPQGPRYRRHSIPIVLGAGAPIRMKPMSRCFLRLSYRDRWEHRYECWYPVIQVQNANNRLYNIRIDLSQPEFTEPHLSVREMWTLLRQSSHDEDEENHE; encoded by the coding sequence GTGGACTGGTCACTGCTCATATTTCCGCTCATTGTTCTTATCCCGGGAAGCATCGGGTGGTTTTTTCTGCGCCGATTCATCGACAATACCAGGAATGAGTTCCGAGACTATCAACCAATCCTTCGCGTGACCAATCTTTCGACGATGAACACAGGAGACGTCGTCACACTGACACCGGAAGTAGAAAATCTGGGGCCCGGCGTGGCCTACGATTGCCTCTTGCAGTTAGCCGGATGGGATGGAAGTTTTTCCGTGAAAGCTCTTCATCCACAGGGCCCTCGATATCGGAGACATTCCATCCCCATCGTTCTTGGGGCTGGCGCTCCAATTCGCATGAAGCCGATGAGTCGGTGCTTCTTGCGACTGTCGTATCGCGACCGCTGGGAGCATCGGTACGAATGCTGGTATCCGGTTATCCAAGTCCAGAACGCGAACAATCGCCTCTACAACATCCGGATTGATCTCTCTCAGCCTGAGTTCACCGAGCCCCATCTATCCGTTCGTGAAATGTGGACACTCCTGCGCCAGAGTTCCCACGACGAAGATGAAGAGAACCATGAGTGA
- a CDS encoding putative 3-hydroxyisobutyrate dehydrogenase codes for MPTPPERIGFVGVGRMGANMARRLKGQGYRIAAVQDRHAESSETLAQELGSEKARSPGRVADISDIIFTVVSDDAAMYEIYAEQDPASLMAHAKDRLFINCATLSPDVHRDIERLVTERGGRCLEACMAGSITHAREGTLYLMCGGKHEVFASAKAVLEALGTKVQYIGQAGEAAQVKALVNMVMNSNTVALAEGLGLGAALGIDLTLLRDVFTQTGAASRVLDTDGEDMQQRTHECYFSVSHAAKDSAIAIDLAKQAGLALPVACATLSQYQRLMELGKGNLDKSAAAELTFPDRLGSSKSTCDSGENVKGRNNSTVPS; via the coding sequence ATGCCAACTCCCCCAGAACGTATCGGATTCGTCGGTGTCGGCCGTATGGGTGCCAATATGGCCAGACGCCTGAAAGGACAGGGGTACCGCATCGCAGCGGTTCAAGACCGTCATGCCGAATCATCGGAGACCTTGGCACAAGAACTGGGATCGGAAAAGGCCAGGTCGCCGGGACGTGTCGCTGACATATCGGATATCATCTTCACGGTCGTATCCGACGACGCGGCGATGTATGAGATTTACGCGGAACAGGATCCAGCCAGCCTGATGGCACACGCAAAAGATCGGCTGTTCATCAATTGCGCGACGCTTTCGCCCGACGTTCATCGAGACATTGAACGACTGGTCACAGAACGGGGTGGCAGATGCCTAGAAGCATGTATGGCAGGAAGCATCACCCACGCTCGAGAAGGGACATTGTATTTAATGTGCGGTGGCAAACACGAGGTCTTTGCCAGTGCGAAGGCCGTCCTCGAAGCACTCGGAACAAAAGTGCAATATATCGGCCAAGCCGGAGAAGCGGCACAGGTGAAGGCATTAGTGAATATGGTAATGAACAGCAACACCGTTGCGCTAGCAGAAGGGTTAGGACTAGGGGCGGCACTTGGGATCGACCTGACTCTCCTCCGCGATGTCTTCACCCAGACTGGAGCCGCATCACGAGTGTTGGACACAGACGGTGAAGATATGCAGCAGCGCACCCACGAGTGCTACTTTTCCGTGTCCCATGCCGCAAAAGATTCGGCTATCGCGATTGACTTAGCCAAGCAGGCCGGCCTCGCTCTTCCAGTCGCGTGTGCAACATTGAGCCAATACCAACGCTTGATGGAATTGGGAAAAGGTAACTTGGATAAGTCTGCAGCTGCTGAATTGACCTTCCCAGACCGCCTCGGCTCATCGAAAAGCACGTGCGACTCCGGTGAAAACGTGAAGGGGAGAAACAACAGTACCGTCCCAAGTTAG
- a CDS encoding Peptide methionine sulfoxide reductase MsrB, whose product MPPKIQIDPIVKVTKTDEEWKKQLSTAAYRVLRHEDTERPFVNPLHDNHEPGIYYCAGCDLPLFSSEHKFDSGTGWPSFWQPIDPRAVETRTDFKLFLPRTEVHCARCGGHQGHVFKDGPKPTGLRYCINGVALKFVAG is encoded by the coding sequence ATGCCACCTAAAATTCAGATCGACCCAATCGTCAAAGTTACAAAGACCGATGAGGAGTGGAAAAAGCAATTATCGACGGCGGCCTATCGCGTGTTGCGGCATGAAGATACCGAGCGTCCCTTTGTGAACCCACTGCATGACAATCACGAGCCTGGGATCTACTATTGCGCCGGCTGTGACTTGCCGTTGTTCTCATCTGAACACAAATTCGATAGTGGAACCGGATGGCCGAGCTTTTGGCAGCCGATCGACCCTCGAGCCGTCGAGACTCGGACGGACTTCAAACTCTTCCTTCCACGAACGGAAGTTCATTGCGCCCGCTGCGGGGGACACCAGGGTCATGTATTTAAGGATGGCCCAAAGCCGACCGGGCTTCGCTACTGCATCAACGGAGTTGCGCTGAAATTTGTGGCTGGATGA
- a CDS encoding putative Histidine kinase translates to MREDATLLMESVPEAIFFVDHGSRIVSLNTVAQQLVGRTRKVIGQGFHNLFGCLMSGENEVAQCPFNRMVHTGDLVVVPSLFWTREDGTQFELSLSFWPRMQQGVRVGGVVVVHDLTNAMEIQRDVQRAARLAEDAPNPIVEFDAAGSVLYANTGMLNVMEQWGVFESGIEAMFPANLSGLLQECLATESSLARVEHAVADRVIAWSIFPLKELELVRAYGLDITSDVALRRAKEAAEESTRAKGIFLATMSHELRTPMNGVLGCTQLLKDTSLTDQQRELIETMHRSADALLTLVNDILDFSKIEAGKMSLEVANVNLRALVGDVTTLAEGLAAHKNLMLSLEIDADVPEEFRGDPIRLRQILFNLVGNAIKFTKQGGVTIAISSLKRDARDESDVVVLQWSVRDTGIGLTTEQQANPFKAYAQAETSTTRRFGGTGLGLMICRQLVELMGGTITVNSVFGQGSTFAYTTNLLPAIHREVTASSSGTAQRSVGDQMGLLRVLVADDNEINQVVACKFLQKLGCQVEVARTGLEAVEAIGRTTYDVVLMDCEMPEMDGYEATKEVRRREEGMPSRLPIIALTGYTSDEERQKCLQAGMDSVLTKPLTLPILRTHLQKLMRHADS, encoded by the coding sequence ATGCGGGAGGACGCGACTCTCCTCATGGAATCTGTTCCGGAAGCCATCTTCTTTGTGGACCACGGCAGTCGTATTGTGTCTTTGAATACTGTGGCACAACAACTGGTTGGTCGAACTCGTAAGGTAATCGGACAAGGCTTTCATAACCTTTTCGGGTGTTTGATGTCAGGCGAGAACGAGGTTGCTCAGTGCCCATTCAATCGGATGGTGCACACCGGAGACCTTGTCGTTGTCCCTTCCCTCTTTTGGACACGAGAGGACGGGACCCAATTTGAGCTGTCACTGTCATTTTGGCCGAGAATGCAACAAGGCGTGAGAGTCGGTGGCGTGGTGGTGGTGCATGATCTGACGAATGCCATGGAGATTCAGCGTGATGTTCAACGAGCCGCACGGCTTGCCGAGGATGCGCCGAATCCTATCGTGGAATTTGATGCTGCGGGTTCAGTCCTCTACGCCAACACCGGGATGCTCAATGTGATGGAGCAGTGGGGGGTGTTTGAATCTGGAATAGAGGCCATGTTCCCTGCGAATCTGTCAGGCCTGCTCCAGGAATGTCTCGCAACGGAATCCTCGCTGGCTCGGGTCGAGCATGCTGTTGCCGATCGGGTTATCGCGTGGTCGATTTTCCCTCTGAAAGAGCTGGAATTGGTTCGTGCATATGGCCTCGATATCACGTCCGATGTGGCCTTGCGCCGGGCGAAAGAAGCAGCTGAAGAGTCGACCCGGGCGAAGGGGATCTTTCTGGCCACGATGAGCCATGAGCTTCGGACTCCAATGAATGGAGTCCTTGGGTGCACGCAGCTACTCAAAGACACATCGCTAACAGATCAGCAACGGGAGCTAATTGAGACGATGCATCGTTCTGCCGATGCATTACTCACGTTGGTGAACGACATTCTCGATTTTTCAAAAATTGAAGCCGGTAAGATGAGCTTAGAGGTGGCCAATGTTAATCTGCGGGCATTGGTTGGTGATGTCACGACGTTGGCAGAAGGGTTGGCAGCCCACAAAAACCTCATGCTTTCACTGGAGATTGATGCCGATGTTCCGGAGGAGTTTCGAGGCGATCCGATCAGGCTAAGACAGATCCTTTTCAATCTTGTCGGAAATGCGATCAAGTTTACAAAACAAGGGGGAGTCACGATCGCCATCTCGTCCTTGAAGCGAGATGCGAGGGACGAATCGGACGTGGTGGTTCTGCAGTGGAGTGTGCGGGATACGGGCATCGGGTTAACCACCGAACAACAAGCCAATCCGTTCAAAGCGTATGCACAAGCCGAGACTTCGACCACGAGACGGTTCGGCGGGACCGGTCTCGGTCTCATGATTTGTCGGCAGCTTGTTGAGCTGATGGGAGGGACTATCACAGTCAACAGTGTGTTCGGTCAGGGTAGCACGTTCGCCTATACCACCAACCTCCTTCCGGCGATTCATCGAGAGGTGACGGCCTCATCCTCAGGCACGGCCCAGCGTAGTGTGGGAGACCAGATGGGGCTTTTGCGAGTCTTGGTCGCGGATGACAATGAAATTAATCAAGTCGTGGCGTGCAAGTTTCTGCAAAAGCTCGGGTGCCAGGTTGAAGTGGCCCGCACTGGACTGGAAGCTGTGGAGGCCATTGGTCGGACCACCTACGATGTCGTCTTGATGGATTGTGAAATGCCGGAGATGGATGGATATGAAGCCACGAAGGAAGTCCGTCGCCGAGAAGAAGGCATGCCTTCGCGATTGCCGATCATTGCCCTGACTGGCTACACCTCCGACGAGGAAAGGCAAAAATGCCTTCAAGCCGGTATGGATAGCGTTCTGACAAAGCCGTTGACATTACCGATACTTCGTACACATCTTCAAAAGTTAATGCGCCACGCCGACTCTTAA
- a CDS encoding hypothetical protein (conserved protein of unknown function), whose translation MKVGAMLVASVAMLIIASCVGMESRQPLPTAPSVDLTRYIGTWYEIARLPMWFQRHCIDSKAIYTILLDNKIGVHNECLTDSGTLDQADGVATVVDPTTNARLAVTFDNFFARLVGPSRDGNYWIIDLDPDYRIAMVGTPDRRYLWILSRRPHIDDLTYQRLVAKAEALGFPISELIKAKRSPNRPTSCGRPPTEHPSV comes from the coding sequence GTGAAGGTAGGTGCCATGCTTGTCGCGAGCGTAGCCATGCTCATCATAGCTAGTTGCGTAGGGATGGAGTCCCGTCAACCGCTTCCTACGGCGCCTTCGGTTGATCTCACTCGTTACATCGGGACTTGGTATGAAATCGCCAGACTTCCGATGTGGTTTCAACGGCATTGCATCGACTCGAAGGCTATTTATACGATTCTTCTCGACAACAAAATCGGCGTACATAACGAATGTCTGACCGATTCGGGAACCCTCGATCAAGCCGACGGGGTTGCGACGGTGGTGGACCCAACGACGAATGCCAGATTGGCGGTGACATTCGACAACTTCTTCGCACGACTTGTGGGTCCATCTCGGGATGGCAACTATTGGATCATCGATCTTGATCCCGACTATCGCATCGCAATGGTCGGCACGCCGGACCGACGCTATCTGTGGATTCTTTCACGGAGGCCTCACATCGACGACCTCACATACCAACGCTTGGTCGCCAAGGCTGAGGCGCTGGGCTTTCCCATTTCTGAACTCATCAAAGCGAAACGCTCTCCCAACCGTCCAACAAGTTGCGGAAGGCCCCCTACTGAACACCCATCCGTATGA
- a CDS encoding hypothetical protein (conserved protein of unknown function), whose product MFGRVLPFLVLPPLLLSCGESGGLFTSTTNPCSLLTVAEAQQALGEPVQEGTLSDPSACLFKALRHASNVVTVQLDEPAGKDQRVWFNKERLGRDSRLIPGLGDGAFRIDSSPTLSRLTFMHRDALVTVSLASTKQKHLGESVTQLSRAVATHYGATLATTLPPTASNSNPSEGMNTHLVSRSTPVSLTQTLPGPPESQARPHKAPSLDPTGLIGTWHTRSAQGTTQHDMLLIIKPNLEWSLSSMMQFDGVVNAEGGLWLLERANTFKGLGWKGSYRKKTADSFASTGSVQATWTRLAPDEDPKRIPTELWKLRREATSVPVFQIKTVDPDLVGQWEGAGTYAGGSAAFVWAIKPSAATDLLIVESLRGTVKTKDGLPQLQPIKKKGQRVSVVAIYEHGFTTTDGKTNLRWSKLRSESTEDGQL is encoded by the coding sequence ATGTTCGGCCGAGTGCTACCATTTCTTGTTCTGCCCCCGTTGCTGCTTTCATGTGGAGAGTCAGGGGGCCTTTTTACGTCCACGACCAATCCTTGCTCATTGCTGACAGTGGCGGAAGCGCAACAGGCGCTGGGCGAGCCGGTCCAAGAAGGCACGCTCTCGGATCCATCGGCCTGTCTGTTCAAGGCTCTCCGTCATGCTAGCAATGTCGTCACCGTTCAACTCGATGAGCCGGCCGGCAAAGATCAGCGTGTGTGGTTCAATAAAGAGCGGCTGGGTCGTGATAGTCGTCTCATTCCAGGGCTAGGCGACGGGGCGTTTCGAATCGACTCCTCACCGACATTATCCCGTCTGACCTTCATGCATAGAGACGCGCTTGTGACGGTCAGCCTCGCATCAACGAAGCAGAAGCATCTGGGCGAATCTGTAACCCAGTTGAGCCGGGCTGTCGCAACTCATTATGGAGCTACGTTGGCCACGACGCTGCCTCCTACGGCTTCCAACTCCAACCCAAGTGAAGGGATGAATACTCACCTCGTCTCACGGTCAACCCCTGTGAGTCTGACACAAACACTTCCCGGCCCGCCTGAGTCCCAGGCCAGACCACACAAGGCACCCTCTCTCGATCCGACCGGCCTCATAGGAACCTGGCATACGCGCTCGGCACAGGGAACAACCCAGCATGACATGCTACTCATCATCAAGCCGAATCTCGAATGGTCGCTCTCCTCGATGATGCAATTTGATGGGGTAGTGAACGCAGAGGGAGGTTTGTGGTTGCTCGAACGCGCTAATACGTTCAAAGGGCTTGGTTGGAAGGGATCATACAGGAAAAAGACCGCGGACTCATTCGCCAGCACCGGCAGCGTTCAGGCCACGTGGACACGACTCGCGCCCGATGAAGACCCAAAACGCATTCCAACCGAACTCTGGAAACTGCGACGCGAAGCAACCAGTGTACCGGTGTTCCAAATCAAAACAGTCGATCCCGATTTAGTCGGCCAGTGGGAAGGGGCTGGCACCTACGCAGGCGGCTCCGCCGCTTTCGTGTGGGCGATCAAGCCTTCCGCGGCGACAGACTTGCTGATCGTCGAGTCACTCCGTGGGACCGTAAAGACCAAGGACGGCCTCCCGCAACTTCAACCAATTAAGAAGAAGGGCCAACGTGTCAGCGTCGTCGCCATCTATGAGCATGGCTTTACGACGACCGATGGAAAAACCAATCTTCGCTGGAGCAAACTCCGCTCCGAATCGACGGAAGATGGTCAGCTCTAG
- a CDS encoding hypothetical protein (conserved protein of unknown function) — MISAIHTALTGLTAFGKQLEVVAHNVANVNTDGFKKLRTTFVEAPTSGVLPVVEKDDSSGPTILRDANQNQLETELSNTDLGEDLVQQMLAQRNLEANLHTIKTGDALLGSILDLKR, encoded by the coding sequence ATGATTTCCGCCATACACACCGCACTCACGGGCCTGACTGCTTTTGGCAAGCAACTTGAGGTTGTGGCGCACAACGTCGCCAACGTCAATACGGATGGTTTCAAGAAACTCCGAACGACATTCGTCGAAGCGCCAACAAGTGGTGTACTCCCTGTCGTTGAGAAAGATGATTCCTCCGGCCCGACGATCCTTCGAGACGCGAACCAAAATCAATTGGAGACCGAACTCTCAAACACCGATCTTGGTGAGGACCTCGTGCAACAGATGTTGGCGCAACGCAATCTCGAGGCGAATCTTCATACCATCAAAACCGGTGATGCATTGCTAGGGAGTATCCTGGACCTGAAAAGGTAG